The DNA sequence CAATTGCCTTGATTCATTCACATTTCCAGGTTCCCAGACCTCATCAGCTTTGATTTCTAAATTGTCCATGTTTTCCCAACAGGTCTTCTTTTTTGTTGTCATtaccacctttaaaaaaaatctttaaaagagAAGGACTAAATACTGAATAGTCGCACATTGTCTTCTTAAGCTGTATTTTAAATGTGAAACATAATGGGTTGAATTAAGGATCTGCTTTCAAAAGAGCTCCACTAGTCTCCTTCTAGTTTCCGAGTCCTGTGCCGACACCAGAGCCTACTCTAGACAAGAAGGTCCCCTGATCTCTTTGTAGAGTTTCTAAAGGGGATGCCATAGAGCTTGTTGTACCCACTGAAGTGTGAACCTAATAATAATTATCCAGAGCTTAAACAAGTTCTAATTTGAATAAAACACTCTCAGGCTGCTGCTCAATTAAGTTGGGGTCCTAGGAATTGTAGATCAAAAAGGAGTTTTCTGAAACTGATGTTAGCATGAATGATGATACAGTAATTATGACCATATTTCTTTCACAGTATCAGCATAGTAATGAACCAAGACAAAATGCATGGAACAGTCTGCAACAGCACTGAAAGTCAACTCACATACATCATTGAAACCTCTGTTTACATACCAGCTTTCATCTGTGGACTCTTATTAAATGTTTGGGCCTTGTGGGTGTTCTGCTCTAAACTGAACAAATGGAGTGAAACTAGAGTATACATGACCAATTTAGCCGCTGCCGACTGTTTATTCGTCTTGATGTTGCCTGTCAGGTTAGCTTATAAGACAAAGTCTGTAAATACACTGTGTCATGTCTTGGAGTCTGCATACTTTGTCAACAGGTACATGAGTGTCTTCCTGATCACCATAACTGCAATTGATCGATATATTGCTATAGCATACCCTCTTAAAGCAAAGAATCTAAGGTCTCCTCGGAAGTCAGCTATTGTCTGTGGATTTCTCTGGATCTTGCTTATAAGTATAATATGTACGGTGAAATTTGTGGATGAACGATCTGAGAAAGAAATTTGTTTTATAAAGATTACCAAAAAACCATCAGTATTTCTTTTAGCATCTGTCATCTGGGGATTTTTAATACCTTTAGCCATCTTGAGTTTCTGTTCCATTCGAATCACAACAAAACTCATAAAGAAGAAAAACACCCATCCACAAGAAGTAAAGCTCATCCAGAAAGCAATCAACATAATTTTTGCAAATATGGGGGTGTTCTTCGTATGCTTTTTACCCCTTCATGTGGCACTCTTCATTCGATTCATTGCTGATTTCAGAAAAGCCAGCTGTGCTGAAATGGAAAATATTGAATTATTTGTCAGCCTGGCAGCTATTCTTGCCAACACCAACTGCTGCTTGGATGCCATTTGTTATTACTTTGTAAACAAGGAATTTCAGGAGGCTTCCCTGAAACTATCCACCAAGTATTTATCACATCTAAATCAAGAATCTGAAAAACAGGACTCTGGAAATATTTAGGTTTAAAAAGCAGTCAAATAATGCTGAGATCTGAAAactcatcctcagctgctgcttcTAGTCTCGGAgagggcatctacactgcagcattaatgtagcttgacaccagtttaactgccatgggtcaatgctacagaatcttggatctttttttttttttttactttgcagaGGCACTGGCATTCACTtgtgaaaactacaattcccactattcctatgacagttaaagtgatatcatactgcattaattctttagtGCAGGTGCACCCTAGGATTTGATTGTCGTGTTTTAGGACATTTGAGGCCCAAGAAGCTTTTTTCAAGCTGGAATGGACTTCAATGTCTTGGGAAATCTTCTGGGAGAAAGCGCCGCTTGATGTTTTCTGAGATATGTTAGCAGATCTAACCAAATCTATTATAATCAAGCCCAAAAGATTCACTGCAGATTCCTTAAAAATCAGTAACAGATTGCAAAGAGAATCTTGCCAGTATTGGCTTGCCATAATATATttggatttgttgttttatttcttaccttaCATGTAATTCCTTTGCCATGCATGAATTCGTGTTCTAGCCATCTTTGATTATTTCCAAGCAGTTACATTGTATGAACATGTTTTATAATGGGCATTGTGTCATAAATAAAACTAATTGATCAACTTCAACCAAATTGTAAACCCACTCTGTTTATTGACAAAGAAATGTAGCCCTTTGTTATTGGGAAGCATTGGGAAGAAACTAAAAAGAACCAGAAAGAAAGATCCAATAATGAAGTCTAACCCCAATCAAAACAATACCTCTAAATTTAATATCCATGATTATCAGATCTTCCCCTGATAGTATTTCACTGCCCGGATCTCTTTGGTGTAGGATAGGatagaaatgttttaataattaaaGTTATTGATTTTCTAAAAATGCAAAAAACCGCAGTTTCATCTTTGCAGTTAACCATTCTCTGTGAAATATACTGTAAGTCTGAACTCGGGTGATTCAAGGATAATTCTTGATTTTGAAGGTGTGAGATTATACATAATAAATGCATTCACAGACTCAAAAAGCACGACTTCATAGGCTTAAAGTTCCTAAGGTGGggcagtgttgatgcaccctcgGGTAGCTAAAAATCTTCATAAAGCAAATGTAATATACAAATAGTACAAAATAATAATTCTAAAATCACAGACATATAAAGATTAAGCATTCTCCTGTCCAAAATGCTCGGGATCAAAATGTTTCGTATTTCGTAATTTCTTTCCTATTTTTGAATACGTAATAAGTTATCTTGAAGTCTTAACAtgaaatttatgtttcataaacacTTTATATACATACCTGCAgattattttatacacaatatttaaattgttttgtacATGGAATAATAATGGGTTACTTATCTGTAATCATGTTTCTTTTAGTGGTCATttgtgaaattcacacatatggATATGcggatttcacagagaccacaaaggagAAATTTTGTGTATACTGAACCACCAGAATTCAAAGGTATCAGACAGACTGGATTctggggtacagtagagtctcacttatccaacataaacgggccggcagaacgttggataagtgaatatgttggataataaggagagattaagaaaaagcctattaaacatcaaaataggttatgattttacaaattaagcaccaaaacatcatgttatacaacaaatttgacagaaaaagtagttcattacacattaatgctatgtattaattactgtatttacgaatttagcaccaaaatatcacaatgcactgaaaacattgactacaaaaatgcgttggataatccagaacattggataagtgagtgttggataagtgagactctgctgtattttggattttgaaatctcAAGCTATAACACAGTAGAATCAACAGCAAGAATCGGCAGATAGGCAAGTGCTTCATTTGTTTATCTCATGAATTATTTTCAGCTGATCcttaaataacaataaaaagggtAACTGTTATGACCCCATTCCAATGAGAGAGACTGCCAGAGCTAGTTTCTGGTATTATATGTTCCTTTTGTGTGGTAAATGAATGTATGGTGGTAGATATGGTTTGAACATAAGGAACTATTGTCTGGGAATGGAGTTCTAAGTTTATTTTGAGCTGACCAAAAAGTAAAGGAAAATGCATCTTCTTGCAGTGGCACACTGATTGGATTACACATTGGTGGCATCTATGTGCTGAATGTTGTTCCAGTAATATAATTTATGTCATACTAATGTAAACTGTAATGTAAAAATCTCATTTAGCCaatatgaaattttaaaaatcatgcaTGCCTTTTGACACTGAAAATGTGTGAACTGTGTATTAATGGaccaaagaaataaaaaccaaTCATCAGTAAGATTACAAATCTCCAAATAGTTGTAAGGCTGCAGCTAACGTAGcggttaaactgccagctacagaagatcttgctagTTCGAGCCACGGACAGAGTGAACTCCCACCATTAGCCTAGCTTTTGCCTATCAGCAGTTAGAAGACAGCAATGTGAGTAaacaaataggtaccgctttagcaGGGAGATAAAAGgggcccctgaaaaacatgctggcagtTCAATCGACAGGCTCCTCGatgtggaagaatggaacaacagcacctccccatggccgtcgagcacagcctccagatgtcgGAAATGAAAGAGGGCAGCCTGCCTTTGTTTATGTATTGtatgtctttgtcaattgtataatggcatttaatgtttgctatatatgtacctgtaatctgctctgagtcccctcagggaaatagagtggaatataaataaagtatatttaaaTGGAAATACAGAGATACAATAAACCAACACATGgccttttttatttgtttactcaGAGTTTAACAGAACCATATCCTCAGGGACACTGTTCTCTTCTACAGAAAACTGTTGTTAAGGATTAGGCAATATTCGTTTATCCAGGCAACCAATTTTAGAAAAGAAGGAATCAAAGACTGCCAGGGTTTTGCAATAGCTACTTCTCACAGTTGAAAACAGTAATGAATCATTTGATCTGAGTTCTGTGTCACATTTTTACATGAGTCCATTCTATAAATAGTGAACCTAAGGGAACACTGCAACCATCTACTCCTAAAATGTTTTCTGGCCGTTTTGTAGGATGGGCTTCCAACCTGCTCAGTCATCTAAATATGCACATCCTTTTGAACTGTCCACATAGTTAAGCTTCCTCTCTCTGGAGGACAGGAAGAatttaaatgcagcaaataaatagttgtgatgacccatgggccttgtagtcctgctcaggacattgtaattcctgatgaagatgaaaacttgggttttttaccttcccagtctgaactggattcctctcagccagatctttcccaggcagatctgggaaccttgcacctgcaagaaagttgtctcccagaagtatgtcaaacaagcccagagcctacttctcccgtattcttgcgccgggagttttgtaaacaacagagaagtttggattcagcttcgcgcaggagtgcgaggattgcagctaagaatgtggccaattaagactgcttctcgtgagaatctttggggagtctcacatctggtctcagagttagctttcggttctgattcccagagaactgcttcggcgggaaagctagactctatttaggtgttttacccgcgtagtaacttcgcggagtcaattcgtcagcctacggagcgagttgtgtctggacagcgcgctccggttcaagcctcgctcctgctcaagccttgccttgctatccagccttcgccttgcttcccagcctttgtttatctacggactttgccttgtttcccaggatcaatccttgccttgttccacggatttatcaagttattccacggaccttgttcttgttcttagttaccttgttccacgttcaagccttgttttaagtatcaagttatttcctagcctcgctcaagtttcatggactaaaggaccttgtcatctcccctcactttgcttggcaaagtgagtgtttcggttattggattacaactttggaccttaatatttcttattggacattgctttttggactaattctgacctttcctgaaaggtctaattctgaactattttctacacttgtttttattaactttatatattccttcaataaagatattagatagattctggcctctgtgtatggttattggtgctctgcagcctgggtcgtgacagtttgactccgccaccctaagcaccaattaacctcggccagaatgtctaccggagtcgtacctgggccgagcggccagccgattacctacaccatcgacaaggaagaggtggaccgaatccgtgataagctcaatgcacaggatggagaaataaggggtttgaaggaacgcggagttcgtcttccggccatggcgttgccaaccaagtttactggagaagcttctaaggttcatgtcttccgtcgccaatgtcaagcttatctggaggcccgtgctgccgagtttccccaagaagacatcaaagtggcatgggtttacagtcttctagacgggccagcggccagctgggcgacggcactgttcgaccaagcctctccacacctaagatcagcgcaacacttcttggaccacctcaaggagacttggggaatcgaggacaatttggaggcagccggtcacaaactccgtcgccttttccaaggagacagacctatgtctcagtatatagccgagttccgagtgctggcccacaacaccggctggaacgatgtagccctcaggggacaattccgggagggtctcaacattgaaatgctggaagaaatctccaaggtggatcctccccagaccctcgaggcactcattgatcaatgtttacgggctgaagtcatgattgccaacagaaaacagtgggttcgaggccagggcagtagagccggggcaaaaccccccgctcccgccagcgttcagccacgtccggtgtggagacccccaccgccaaccccataccccagaggaggcgaggaggtgccgatgcagttgggcaatgtgcgtcccagactagatgccgccgagaaggcccgtcgtcaacgcttaaacctctgctggtactgcgggaacgggggccacttcgccagagagtgccc is a window from the Anolis carolinensis isolate JA03-04 chromosome 3, rAnoCar3.1.pri, whole genome shotgun sequence genome containing:
- the LOC100557680 gene encoding G-protein coupled receptor 35, translating into MNQDKMHGTVCNSTESQLTYIIETSVYIPAFICGLLLNVWALWVFCSKLNKWSETRVYMTNLAAADCLFVLMLPVRLAYKTKSVNTLCHVLESAYFVNRYMSVFLITITAIDRYIAIAYPLKAKNLRSPRKSAIVCGFLWILLISIICTVKFVDERSEKEICFIKITKKPSVFLLASVIWGFLIPLAILSFCSIRITTKLIKKKNTHPQEVKLIQKAINIIFANMGVFFVCFLPLHVALFIRFIADFRKASCAEMENIELFVSLAAILANTNCCLDAICYYFVNKEFQEASLKLSTKYLSHLNQESEKQDSGNI